In one Deinococcus radiopugnans ATCC 19172 genomic region, the following are encoded:
- a CDS encoding OsmC family protein, which yields MTAANTKTLNVTWLGEQRYLGVSASGHQLLIDNSATKIGVSPMEALLGALATCTAYDVVEVMKKRRTPLASYRIEVEGQRADTDPKRYTHITVRHIASGEGVTAEALDRAAHLSHEKYCSVAASLNSEITVETRVEQG from the coding sequence ATGACTGCTGCCAACACGAAGACCCTGAACGTCACCTGGCTGGGCGAGCAGCGCTACCTGGGCGTCAGCGCCAGCGGCCACCAGCTCTTGATCGACAACAGCGCCACCAAAATCGGCGTTTCCCCGATGGAAGCGCTGCTGGGCGCCCTGGCCACCTGCACCGCCTACGACGTGGTGGAGGTGATGAAAAAACGCCGCACCCCGCTGGCCAGTTACCGCATTGAGGTCGAGGGCCAGCGGGCCGACACGGACCCCAAACGCTACACCCACATCACCGTGCGGCACATCGCGTCCGGCGAGGGCGTGACCGCCGAGGCGCTGGACCGCGCCGCGCACCTCAGTCACGAGAAGTACTGCTCGGTGGCCGCCAGCCTGAACAGCGAGATCACGGTGGAGACGAGGGTCGAGCAGGGCTGA
- a CDS encoding Fur family transcriptional regulator codes for MTMVRQTKQRAAVIEVLRAARSHPDAAWIHAQVRQNLPSVSLGTVYRTLDALVEGGVVVTLERAGQATRYDYKRAGEDHHHAVCRGCGAIFDVDAGELPPLSAAALPAGFQVTDVRLEFIGVCPDCQPEKTG; via the coding sequence ATGACGATGGTGCGGCAGACCAAGCAGCGGGCAGCGGTGATCGAGGTGCTGCGGGCGGCGCGGTCCCACCCGGACGCCGCCTGGATTCATGCCCAGGTGCGCCAGAACCTGCCCAGCGTGAGCCTGGGCACGGTGTACCGCACGCTGGACGCCCTGGTCGAGGGCGGCGTGGTGGTCACGCTGGAACGCGCCGGGCAGGCCACCCGCTACGACTACAAGCGTGCGGGCGAGGACCACCACCACGCGGTCTGCCGGGGCTGCGGCGCGATCTTCGATGTGGACGCCGGCGAACTGCCGCCCCTGTCCGCCGCCGCGTTGCCCGCCGGGTTTCAGGTCACGGACGTGCGGCTGGAATTCATCGGCGTGTGTCCGGACTGCCAGCCCGAAAAGACCGGTTGA
- a CDS encoding biotin--[acetyl-CoA-carboxylase] ligase encodes MPHRLLALLTDTPQSGEVLAGRLGLGRVTVNTLAHRLQEDGIPLQITRAGYALTPGTPAPGLVRRGGVLGADMRYLGTVGSTQDEARAWADDAADPAPHGAVVVAERQTGGRGRRGRAWTPVPGGLTFSVLLRGGGEDGQTPLTLPELALMPLAAGVAVQAACGAGGLKWPNDLLAPDGRKLAGILLEADLRGEEARRAVLGIGLNVSGAPAGAAHLSELRPGVTRAQVLGDVLFQLERWLRAPPAEILEAWAAASVTLGRPVRVQTPRGPLEGVAERLDASGSLIVRTLDGPHTVSAGDVELIGALDGGLHGGPAP; translated from the coding sequence ATGCCCCACCGCCTGCTTGCGTTGTTGACCGACACCCCCCAGTCCGGGGAGGTGCTGGCCGGGCGGCTGGGGCTGGGCCGCGTGACCGTGAACACGCTGGCCCACCGGCTGCAGGAGGACGGGATTCCGTTGCAGATCACCCGCGCCGGGTACGCCCTGACCCCCGGTACGCCTGCGCCGGGGCTGGTGCGCCGGGGCGGCGTGCTGGGGGCGGACATGCGCTACTTGGGCACGGTGGGCAGCACGCAGGATGAAGCCCGAGCCTGGGCCGACGACGCGGCAGACCCCGCCCCACACGGCGCGGTGGTGGTGGCTGAGCGCCAGACGGGGGGGCGTGGGCGGCGTGGGCGGGCGTGGACCCCGGTTCCCGGCGGCCTGACCTTCAGCGTGCTGCTGCGGGGTGGGGGAGAGGACGGCCAGACGCCGTTGACCCTGCCCGAACTGGCCCTCATGCCGCTGGCGGCGGGCGTGGCGGTGCAGGCGGCCTGCGGCGCCGGCGGCCTGAAATGGCCCAACGATCTGCTGGCCCCGGATGGCCGCAAGCTGGCGGGCATTCTGCTGGAGGCCGATCTGCGCGGCGAGGAAGCCCGGCGCGCGGTGCTGGGCATCGGCCTGAATGTCTCGGGTGCCCCGGCAGGCGCAGCCCACCTGAGTGAACTGCGCCCCGGGGTGACCCGCGCACAGGTGCTGGGCGACGTTCTGTTCCAGCTTGAGCGCTGGCTGCGCGCCCCGCCCGCCGAGATTCTGGAGGCGTGGGCCGCCGCGAGCGTCACCCTGGGCCGCCCGGTGCGCGTGCAGACCCCGCGCGGGCCGCTGGAAGGTGTGGCCGAACGGCTGGACGCGAGTGGCAGCCTGATCGTGCGGACCCTGGACGGCCCCCACACCGTCAGCGCTGGGGATGTGGAATTGATCGGGGCGCTGGATGGTGGGCTGCACGGTGGCCCCGCCCCGTGA
- a CDS encoding biotin transporter BioY, with translation MTQLTHPTLARTLAPASGLTRDLLLIAGGAALIALLAQAELPLKPVPVTLQTLGVLLVGAALGWKRAFAALALYLAAGAVGLPVFAGGIGSVAKFAGPTGGFLLSFPFAAALVGFLVERFALDRRPAGTVLAMLAGSAMIYALGLLWLGAVTGLSGQPLLGAGLIPFLPGDALKLGLAATLLPGAWALVGRR, from the coding sequence ATGACCCAGCTGACCCACCCCACCCTGGCCCGTACCCTCGCTCCCGCCTCCGGCCTGACCCGTGACCTGCTGCTCATCGCAGGCGGCGCGGCCCTGATCGCGCTGCTGGCGCAGGCCGAACTGCCGCTCAAGCCTGTGCCGGTCACTCTGCAAACCCTGGGCGTGCTGCTGGTCGGCGCGGCACTGGGCTGGAAGCGGGCCTTCGCGGCGCTGGCGCTGTATCTGGCGGCGGGTGCGGTGGGCCTGCCGGTGTTCGCGGGCGGCATCGGCAGTGTCGCCAAATTCGCTGGCCCCACCGGCGGTTTCCTGCTGTCCTTTCCCTTCGCCGCCGCGCTGGTGGGCTTCCTGGTGGAACGCTTCGCGCTGGACCGCCGGCCCGCTGGCACCGTGCTGGCCATGCTGGCGGGCAGCGCCATGATCTACGCGCTGGGCCTGCTGTGGCTGGGGGCCGTGACCGGCCTGAGCGGACAGCCGCTGCTGGGCGCGGGCCTGATTCCCTTTCTGCCCGGCGACGCGCTGAAATTGGGGCTGGCGGCGACGCTGCTGCCGGGGGCGTGGGCGCTGGTGGGCCGCCGCTAG
- a CDS encoding carbohydrate kinase family protein, with the protein MSERKPLVSLGDLNWDVLAKPDTMLLSGGDTTGRLELSGGGSAANLAVWARRCGCPSIFVGKIGRDRFGELATAELQAEGVQTELILSTEHPTGVVLALIDRRGQRAMLTGQGADWELLPDELPQGVLRAAGHLHLTAWSLFRDPPRAAALAAATLSKSSRTGEGNATLSLDPGSFQMIQQMGRENFLDIVDHVPFDLLFPNDDEARAMSGCSHSGDALSWLRERYPHALVVLKMDAEGALIEGPDQPRVHVAATPDTLTDATGAGDAFGGAFLAGWLTHRDAAQAARLAVEVGGWVVSRFGARPPADAELLARLARQPLSAVTGAGL; encoded by the coding sequence ATGAGTGAACGAAAGCCTCTGGTGTCGCTGGGCGACCTGAACTGGGATGTGCTGGCCAAGCCCGATACCATGCTGCTGTCGGGCGGCGACACCACCGGGCGGCTTGAACTGTCGGGCGGCGGCAGCGCGGCCAACCTGGCGGTGTGGGCGCGGCGCTGCGGCTGCCCCAGCATCTTCGTGGGCAAGATTGGCCGCGACCGATTCGGCGAACTGGCCACCGCCGAGTTGCAGGCCGAGGGCGTGCAGACCGAGCTGATTCTCAGCACCGAGCATCCGACCGGGGTGGTGCTGGCCCTGATTGACCGCCGGGGCCAGCGGGCCATGCTGACCGGGCAGGGCGCGGACTGGGAACTGCTGCCGGACGAATTGCCGCAGGGCGTGCTGCGGGCGGCGGGCCACCTGCACCTGACCGCCTGGAGCCTGTTCCGCGATCCTCCCCGCGCGGCGGCGCTGGCGGCAGCGACGCTGTCCAAGTCCTCCAGAACGGGGGAGGGCAACGCCACCCTCAGTCTGGACCCCGGCAGCTTCCAGATGATCCAGCAGATGGGCCGCGAGAACTTTCTGGACATCGTGGACCACGTGCCCTTCGACCTGCTGTTTCCCAACGACGACGAGGCCCGCGCCATGAGCGGCTGCTCGCATTCCGGCGACGCCCTGAGCTGGCTGCGCGAGCGGTACCCGCACGCGCTGGTGGTCCTGAAGATGGACGCCGAGGGTGCGTTGATCGAGGGGCCGGACCAGCCGCGCGTGCACGTGGCGGCCACCCCCGACACCCTGACCGACGCCACCGGGGCCGGGGACGCCTTCGGCGGCGCGTTCCTGGCCGGCTGGCTGACCCACCGTGACGCGGCGCAGGCGGCCCGGCTGGCTGTCGAGGTCGGCGGCTGGGTGGTCTCCCGTTTCGGGGCCAGACCGCCCGCCGACGCTGAACTGCTGGCCCGGCTGGCGCGGCAGCCCCTGAGTGCCGTGACCGGGGCGGGCCTGTGA
- the mltG gene encoding endolytic transglycosylase MltG yields MTRLRGGRPVWARVLLILLALLLLAALGAFLYVRNLTAPAGGGPYTLEVKPGDTLGAVARELQGKGIIKSADALRLVMRQNGTAGSLKEGLYDLDGSLSVQGVAEKLAGPARIPVVNVTVPEGRRIQDLPAIFQKAGFDGAAILAVLKDPSLSKYAAGKQNTLEGFVFPATYEFRPKETPRKIVETMVARMNDEFTPERVAQAKALDLSVRDWVILASMVQAEAANDLEMPIVAGVFLNRLKDGIALGSDPTVAYGLGKDLPELDRSAGDFTKDTPYSTYTRMGLPAGPINNPGEAALQSVLNANRKLADGRDALYFLHAPDGKIYVNHTYAEHLRDNERYR; encoded by the coding sequence GTGACCCGGCTGCGCGGCGGCCGCCCGGTCTGGGCCAGGGTTCTGCTGATCCTGCTGGCGCTGCTGCTGCTCGCGGCGCTGGGCGCGTTCCTGTACGTCCGCAACCTGACCGCGCCTGCAGGGGGTGGCCCGTACACGCTGGAGGTCAAGCCCGGCGACACGCTGGGGGCGGTGGCCCGCGAGTTGCAGGGCAAGGGGATCATCAAGAGCGCCGACGCCCTGCGCTTAGTGATGCGCCAGAACGGCACGGCGGGCAGCCTCAAGGAGGGCCTGTACGATCTGGACGGCTCGCTGAGCGTGCAGGGCGTGGCCGAGAAGCTGGCGGGTCCGGCGCGGATTCCGGTGGTCAACGTGACCGTCCCGGAAGGCAGGCGTATCCAGGACCTTCCGGCCATCTTCCAGAAGGCGGGCTTCGACGGCGCGGCCATCCTGGCAGTCCTGAAAGACCCCAGCCTGAGCAAATACGCGGCAGGCAAGCAGAACACTCTGGAAGGCTTCGTCTTTCCCGCCACCTATGAATTCCGCCCCAAGGAAACCCCGCGCAAGATCGTGGAGACCATGGTGGCGCGCATGAACGATGAGTTCACGCCGGAGCGCGTCGCCCAGGCCAAGGCCCTGGACCTGAGCGTGCGCGACTGGGTGATTCTGGCAAGTATGGTGCAGGCCGAGGCCGCCAACGATCTGGAAATGCCCATCGTGGCCGGGGTGTTCCTGAACCGCCTGAAAGACGGCATCGCGCTGGGCAGCGATCCCACGGTGGCCTACGGGCTGGGCAAGGACCTGCCGGAACTGGACCGCTCGGCCGGGGACTTCACCAAGGACACGCCCTACAGCACCTACACCCGCATGGGCCTGCCGGCCGGACCCATCAACAATCCCGGTGAGGCCGCGCTGCAAAGCGTGCTGAACGCCAACCGCAAGCTGGCCGACGGGCGCGACGCGCTGTACTTCCTGCACGCGCCGGACGGCAAGATCTACGTCAACCACACCTACGCCGAACACCTGCGGGACAACGAGCGCTACCGCTAG
- a CDS encoding DUF421 domain-containing protein: MSGPEIIPFDWQRIWLGDAPPLFLLEIVFRTVVIFVWLLFLLRLTGKRGLAQLSALELVIVIALGSAAGDPLFYPEVPLLHAMLALALVVGFQRVLARLVVRSERVEAFMEGQPVELVRDGVFSMAALERANLSREDLFEKLRAQGVLQLGEVRRAYFEQDGHLTVFRHDADPPPGLPVAPPWDLEPPSVLDPDLPQQGFVACLDCGRVQQAAGLLPGCACGGLAGWTAATTDPLAGPGRAG; encoded by the coding sequence TTGAGCGGCCCGGAAATCATTCCCTTCGACTGGCAGCGCATCTGGCTCGGGGACGCGCCGCCGCTGTTCCTGCTGGAAATCGTCTTCCGCACCGTCGTGATCTTCGTGTGGTTGCTGTTTCTGCTGCGGCTGACCGGCAAGCGTGGGCTGGCCCAGCTCAGCGCGCTGGAACTGGTGATTGTGATCGCGCTGGGCTCGGCGGCAGGTGATCCGCTGTTTTACCCGGAAGTGCCGCTGCTGCACGCCATGCTGGCCCTGGCGCTGGTGGTGGGCTTTCAGCGGGTGCTGGCGCGGTTGGTGGTGCGCTCCGAGCGGGTGGAGGCCTTCATGGAGGGCCAGCCGGTGGAACTGGTCCGCGACGGCGTGTTCAGCATGGCGGCGCTGGAGCGGGCGAACCTCAGCCGCGAGGACCTGTTCGAGAAATTGCGTGCCCAGGGCGTCTTGCAGCTGGGCGAGGTCCGCCGCGCCTACTTTGAGCAGGACGGCCACCTGACCGTGTTCCGCCACGACGCCGACCCGCCGCCCGGCCTGCCGGTGGCGCCGCCGTGGGATCTGGAACCCCCCTCTGTGCTGGACCCGGATCTGCCCCAGCAGGGCTTCGTGGCCTGCCTGGACTGCGGGCGCGTGCAGCAAGCGGCTGGGCTGTTGCCGGGCTGTGCCTGCGGGGGACTGGCCGGGTGGACGGCAGCCACCACCGATCCGCTGGCGGGGCCGGGGCGCGCAGGCTGA
- a CDS encoding cytochrome P450, whose translation MHHLPQPPTRPGNGHLQDWALSPLPLIEDGARRARAAGTDLFRLRLGLPSVVGFSPAWNRRLLSDLDTFRSAGGFSAVVPYLAGGVILTDAPLHRRRRQTINPGFGKKHLETLRGRTQAALLPIPDGEFDALEWADGAVLRLLNAAYFGGEFDAGLLHAFLAPLRRPFPVPALPRPRLFLRVDAELRRLATWRLTGGGDDLLAVLAPIPGGLEEARVSLAAAHDTTTHALAYAVWHLAQHPGWHAPEHHGAVLKETLRLHPPGWMGSRRLSRELDWNGVRLPRGTLALYAPYLSARDPGLWNAPEKFQPQRWQHKPPAWAYLPFGGGERLCLGMHLAQMLILDALAALPPLRAVRGDDTPVPGITLGPKGPLVVRRA comes from the coding sequence ATCCACCACCTCCCCCAGCCGCCCACCCGCCCCGGCAACGGCCACCTGCAGGACTGGGCGCTGTCACCTTTGCCGCTGATCGAGGACGGCGCGCGGCGGGCGCGGGCGGCGGGCACTGATCTTTTTCGGCTGCGGCTGGGCCTCCCGTCTGTCGTGGGCTTCAGCCCGGCGTGGAACCGGCGGCTTTTGAGCGATCTGGACACCTTCCGCAGCGCGGGCGGCTTCTCGGCGGTGGTGCCGTATCTGGCCGGCGGCGTGATCCTCACCGACGCGCCCCTGCACCGCAGGCGGCGGCAGACCATCAATCCGGGCTTTGGAAAAAAGCACCTGGAAACCCTGCGCGGGCGCACCCAGGCGGCCCTGCTGCCCATCCCAGACGGTGAATTCGACGCGCTTGAGTGGGCCGACGGCGCGGTGCTGCGGCTGCTGAACGCGGCCTACTTCGGCGGCGAGTTCGATGCCGGGTTGCTGCACGCCTTCCTGGCCCCGCTGCGCCGCCCCTTCCCGGTGCCGGCGCTGCCGCGCCCACGGCTGTTCCTGCGGGTGGACGCCGAGCTGCGCCGTCTTGCCACGTGGCGCTTGACCGGGGGTGGGGATGACCTACTGGCCGTCCTCGCACCCATTCCCGGCGGGCTGGAGGAGGCGCGGGTGTCCCTGGCCGCCGCGCACGACACCACCACGCACGCGCTGGCCTACGCGGTGTGGCATCTGGCCCAGCATCCGGGGTGGCACGCGCCCGAACACCACGGGGCCGTGTTGAAAGAAACCCTGCGCCTGCACCCCCCCGGCTGGATGGGCAGCCGCCGCCTGAGCCGCGAGCTGGACTGGAACGGCGTGCGGCTGCCGCGCGGCACGCTGGCGCTGTACGCCCCGTACCTCTCGGCCCGCGATCCGGGGCTGTGGAACGCGCCGGAGAAGTTCCAGCCCCAGCGCTGGCAGCACAAGCCGCCCGCGTGGGCCTACTTGCCCTTCGGCGGCGGCGAACGCCTGTGCCTGGGCATGCATCTGGCGCAGATGCTGATTCTGGACGCACTGGCGGCGCTGCCCCCCTTGCGGGCCGTGCGCGGCGACGACACCCCCGTGCCGGGTATCACGCTGGGGCCGAAAGGGCCGCTGGTGGTGCGGCGGGCGTGA
- a CDS encoding phytoene desaturase family protein, which yields MRHAPKHVAVIGAGFAGLAAALRLAGAGAQVTVLDALERPGGKAALGYEDFSSGPTVVTMPQIFRTLHERLALPAPMLEAARPTTTYHAHAARPGEGRTFAPEALHVAGSLEPTLEQLSNSEGKRYSALLAASRQMYLDAAPTFLFAPPPTSARLARYALTRGVRAAPGTTLARYVRSGPFMTPFWLRFATYLGADPYRAPAVLHNIAWVELGYGVWHLQGGLLALAERLYGRALELGVRFEYGTRVRQLIVHGGRVLGAHTDAGAFAADAWVSAADRALTLGWLGLNEKPAPRGVSGFALQLRLKENRPPAHHIFWPAQYAREWQDIRAGRLPRDPTLYLHLDGQRAFLLVNAPPKPGLEDDPRQYGALLLRQLQERFPLDIEEWLPLGPADYARVSQGGALYGRAPHGLSGSLRPGWTLPHARNLVQVGGTVHPGGGVPLSMLSGWNGAGTLLGLPYDDLGGLDVPGVGETWG from the coding sequence TTGAGGCACGCTCCCAAACACGTCGCGGTGATCGGCGCGGGCTTCGCGGGGCTGGCGGCGGCGCTGCGGCTGGCGGGGGCCGGGGCGCAGGTGACCGTGCTGGACGCGCTGGAGCGACCCGGCGGCAAGGCCGCGCTGGGCTACGAGGACTTCTCCAGCGGCCCCACCGTCGTGACCATGCCGCAGATCTTCCGCACGCTGCACGAACGCCTCGCGCTGCCGGCCCCCATGCTGGAGGCCGCCCGCCCCACCACCACCTACCACGCGCACGCCGCCCGGCCCGGCGAGGGCCGCACCTTCGCCCCGGAGGCGTTGCATGTGGCCGGCAGCCTGGAGCCGACGCTTGAGCAGCTCTCGAACTCCGAGGGCAAACGCTATTCGGCGCTGCTGGCCGCCTCGCGCCAGATGTACCTGGACGCCGCGCCCACCTTCCTGTTCGCGCCGCCGCCCACTTCCGCACGGTTGGCCCGCTACGCCCTGACGCGGGGGGTGCGGGCCGCCCCCGGCACGACGCTGGCCCGCTACGTGCGTTCGGGGCCGTTCATGACGCCGTTCTGGCTGCGCTTCGCCACGTACCTGGGGGCCGATCCCTACCGCGCGCCCGCCGTGCTGCACAACATCGCCTGGGTGGAACTGGGCTACGGCGTGTGGCACCTGCAGGGCGGGCTGCTGGCGCTGGCCGAGCGGCTGTACGGGCGGGCGCTGGAGCTGGGCGTGCGCTTCGAATACGGCACGCGCGTGCGCCAGCTGATCGTTCACGGCGGGCGCGTGCTGGGGGCGCACACCGACGCCGGGGCCTTTGCCGCCGACGCCTGGGTCAGTGCCGCCGACCGAGCCCTGACGCTGGGCTGGCTGGGCCTGAACGAGAAACCCGCGCCGCGCGGCGTGAGCGGCTTCGCGCTGCAACTGCGCCTGAAAGAAAACCGCCCCCCGGCCCACCACATCTTCTGGCCCGCGCAGTACGCCCGCGAGTGGCAGGACATCCGCGCCGGACGCCTGCCGCGCGATCCCACGCTGTACCTGCACCTGGACGGCCAGCGCGCCTTCCTGCTGGTCAACGCGCCCCCGAAGCCGGGGCTGGAGGACGATCCACGCCAGTACGGGGCGCTGCTGCTGCGGCAATTGCAGGAGCGTTTTCCCCTGGACATCGAGGAATGGCTGCCCCTCGGCCCCGCCGACTACGCCCGCGTCTCGCAGGGCGGCGCGCTGTACGGCCGCGCCCCCCACGGCCTGAGCGGCAGCCTGCGCCCCGGCTGGACGCTGCCGCACGCCCGCAATCTGGTGCAGGTGGGCGGCACGGTGCATCCCGGCGGCGGCGTCCCCCTGAGCATGCTGAGCGGCTGGAACGGCGCGGGCACGCTGCTGGGCCTGCCCTACGACGATTTGGGCGGGCTGGACGTGCCGGGGGTGGGCGAGACGTGGGGTTAG
- a CDS encoding glycosyltransferase, producing the protein MKPAARAYHTFAFAWLAGKAAVLLINAVHFPRLRPQPLPADRPRVSILIPARDEAANLPHTLPGVLAQGANEVIVLDDGSRDNTAQIACQLGARVVRGQPLPPGWFGKPWACQQLSVLASGDLLIFTDADVAWHAGALGAVLHELEASGADLLSVQPRQSNRTIGERLLTPLVDAAVLSYFPYPVITLPQAAATIANGQVMAFRRGALERAGGYALVRRDLLEDTQLARRLKARGGRVASALGRDAIGVRMYRSYPDSVRGFSKNVLPIHLHSRPLLLLSAAAHLAVYTLPWLVNVPGARALRVLGLLERTAVAVIAGRRTPADLLEGLLGPATPLLALPVYLRAARRRVVWKGREYPQGEAKDERGPALSIRRASASGPKLKE; encoded by the coding sequence GTGAAACCCGCCGCCCGCGCCTACCACACCTTTGCCTTCGCGTGGCTGGCGGGCAAGGCGGCGGTGCTGCTGATCAACGCCGTGCATTTTCCGCGCCTGCGCCCGCAGCCGTTGCCGGCAGACCGTCCGCGCGTCTCCATCCTGATTCCGGCCCGCGACGAGGCGGCCAACCTGCCGCACACCCTTCCCGGCGTGCTGGCGCAGGGTGCGAACGAGGTGATCGTGCTGGACGACGGCAGCCGCGACAACACGGCGCAGATCGCGTGCCAGTTGGGCGCGCGGGTGGTGCGGGGCCAGCCGCTGCCGCCCGGCTGGTTCGGCAAACCGTGGGCCTGTCAGCAGCTCTCGGTGCTGGCGTCGGGCGACCTCCTGATCTTCACCGACGCGGACGTGGCGTGGCACGCCGGGGCGCTGGGGGCCGTGCTGCACGAGCTGGAGGCGAGCGGGGCCGATCTGCTGAGCGTGCAGCCACGTCAATCCAACCGAACAATAGGCGAGCGCCTGCTGACGCCGCTGGTAGACGCCGCCGTGCTGTCGTACTTTCCATATCCGGTAATCACGCTGCCGCAGGCCGCCGCCACCATCGCCAACGGGCAGGTGATGGCCTTTCGCAGAGGGGCGCTGGAGCGGGCCGGGGGCTACGCGCTGGTGCGCCGGGACTTGCTGGAAGACACCCAGCTCGCCCGCCGCCTGAAAGCGCGTGGGGGGCGGGTGGCCTCGGCGCTGGGGCGGGACGCCATCGGGGTGCGGATGTACCGCTCTTACCCGGACTCGGTGCGCGGGTTTTCCAAGAACGTGCTGCCCATCCACCTGCACTCGCGCCCGCTGCTGCTGCTGAGCGCCGCCGCGCATCTGGCGGTGTACACGCTGCCGTGGCTGGTCAATGTGCCGGGCGCGCGGGCGCTGCGCGTGCTGGGCCTGCTGGAGCGCACCGCCGTGGCCGTGATCGCGGGCCGCCGTACCCCCGCCGATCTACTGGAAGGGCTGCTGGGGCCGGCCACGCCGCTGCTGGCGCTGCCGGTGTACCTGCGCGCGGCGCGGCGGCGGGTGGTGTGGAAGGGGCGGGAATATCCGCAGGGCGAAGCGAAGGATGAGCGGGGGCCGGCCCTGTCCATCAGACGCGCCTCAGCCTCCGGGCCGAAGCTGAAGGAATGA
- a CDS encoding lysophospholipid acyltransferase family protein, with protein sequence MADRAPWATPVLKHSIRRSLRTGLGGVWLRGTLPTGGAVLAPNHNSWWDGYVLRELAWWAGADFRVLMTARQLGRFPFLRRMGALEAGRVREAVRGAQDGAWVAVFPEGAVQSSGSLGALHPGAAWIARTAGVPLIPVALRVVMRGGQWPEAYLRVGAATTSLPEALAHELGVLDAELAASNPEQPLAGYLRVMRGRATGTETVDWPARLLTRITGDR encoded by the coding sequence GTGGCTGACCGCGCGCCGTGGGCCACGCCCGTCTTGAAGCACAGCATTCGCCGCAGCCTGAGAACCGGGCTGGGTGGCGTGTGGCTGCGCGGTACCCTGCCCACAGGCGGCGCGGTGCTGGCCCCCAATCACAACTCGTGGTGGGACGGCTACGTGCTGCGCGAACTGGCGTGGTGGGCAGGCGCGGACTTCCGGGTGCTGATGACGGCGCGCCAACTGGGGCGCTTTCCCTTCCTGCGGCGCATGGGCGCGCTGGAGGCAGGCCGGGTGCGAGAGGCGGTGCGCGGCGCGCAGGACGGCGCGTGGGTGGCAGTCTTTCCAGAGGGGGCCGTGCAGAGTAGCGGGAGTCTGGGCGCGTTGCACCCCGGCGCGGCCTGGATCGCGCGGACGGCGGGCGTGCCGCTGATCCCCGTGGCCCTGCGCGTGGTGATGCGCGGCGGGCAGTGGCCGGAGGCGTACCTGCGCGTCGGGGCAGCCACCACGTCGCTCCCGGAAGCGCTGGCCCACGAACTGGGCGTGCTGGACGCCGAACTCGCCGCCAGCAACCCGGAACAGCCGCTGGCCGGCTACCTGCGCGTGATGCGGGGGCGGGCGACGGGCACCGAGACAGTGGACTGGCCCGCCCGCCTGCTGACCCGGATCACCGGAGACCGGTGA
- a CDS encoding carotenoid biosynthesis protein, with the protein MIRLPSHLLRFGLAFAALGVAFLGALLVLADQSAGWALIGVGVPLSGVLALAGDALGSEFSSTLQARTRQLISETRPWMWLIALYAVLHVPVPLWPEGFGVLGLASTAALFVGALLYAAERVGWGRSWLMALLACGLGLSAEVIGTRTGFPFGIYSYATAPDPLVLGVPLMVPLGWFALTLAGLLLSGGRAWLAGLLLALWDVGLEPLMTAQRYWLWSDPNPIWAGAPLQNFLGWWAVGGGISWVITRVGPEVLQARKGEAQINFAVAYPIEAFFLPGGLVLVGRYLEAAVTLLAMLLGLALARLVRRRG; encoded by the coding sequence TTGATCCGCCTCCCATCCCATCTTCTTCGTTTTGGCCTCGCCTTTGCCGCTCTGGGCGTGGCTTTTTTGGGGGCGCTGCTGGTGCTGGCCGATCAGAGCGCGGGCTGGGCGCTGATCGGGGTTGGTGTGCCGCTCTCCGGGGTGCTGGCACTGGCGGGGGACGCGCTGGGCAGTGAATTTTCCAGTACGCTTCAAGCGCGAACACGACAACTCATCTCCGAGACGCGCCCGTGGATGTGGCTGATTGCCCTCTACGCCGTTCTGCACGTCCCCGTCCCGCTGTGGCCGGAGGGCTTCGGCGTGCTGGGGTTGGCGAGTACGGCGGCGCTGTTCGTCGGTGCGCTGCTGTACGCCGCCGAGCGCGTGGGCTGGGGCCGCTCGTGGCTGATGGCGCTGCTGGCCTGCGGCCTGGGCCTGAGCGCGGAAGTGATCGGCACCCGCACCGGCTTTCCCTTCGGCATTTATTCCTACGCCACCGCCCCCGATCCCCTGGTGCTGGGCGTGCCGCTGATGGTGCCGCTGGGCTGGTTCGCGCTGACGTTGGCCGGGCTGCTGCTCTCCGGCGGGCGGGCGTGGCTGGCCGGGCTGCTGCTCGCACTGTGGGACGTGGGGTTAGAACCGCTGATGACCGCGCAACGCTACTGGCTGTGGAGTGACCCGAACCCGATTTGGGCGGGCGCACCCTTGCAGAATTTCCTGGGCTGGTGGGCGGTGGGGGGCGGGATTTCGTGGGTCATCACGCGCGTCGGCCCGGAGGTGTTGCAGGCGCGAAAGGGAGAGGCCCAGATCAATTTCGCCGTCGCCTACCCCATCGAAGCCTTTTTCCTTCCTGGCGGTCTGGTGCTGGTGGGCCGCTATCTGGAGGCCGCCGTCACCCTGCTTGCCATGTTGCTGGGCCTCGCTCTGGCGCGGTTGGTGAGGCGGCGTGGCTGA